One stretch of Thalassovita sp. DNA includes these proteins:
- a CDS encoding metallophosphoesterase family protein: MPSDPIYAIGDIHGHLDQLDHALALIDKDGGPDAQVVFLGDLVDRGPDSCGVIERLQRGIAVGRNWTVLKGNHDAMFQAFLEEAELFHPRTRLGLSYLDSTMGGSATLASYGSDMRLTDPEDLRRDALEHIPYRHLEFIRQLPLYHQVDDLLFVHAGIRPEVALADQDPEDLYWIRAEFLDHPDPHPWMVVHGHTAVQRAEHHGNRVNLDSGAGFGRPITAAAIEGRNVWELGPFGRQPLLPLD, translated from the coding sequence ATGCCCTCCGATCCTATCTACGCCATTGGCGATATCCACGGCCATTTGGACCAGCTGGATCACGCGCTGGCGCTGATCGACAAAGATGGCGGCCCGGATGCGCAGGTGGTTTTTCTGGGCGATCTGGTGGACCGTGGCCCGGACAGCTGCGGCGTGATTGAGAGGTTGCAGCGCGGCATCGCTGTGGGCCGCAACTGGACGGTTCTGAAGGGCAACCACGATGCGATGTTCCAGGCCTTCCTGGAAGAGGCGGAGCTGTTTCACCCGCGCACCCGGCTGGGGCTGTCCTATCTGGATTCCACCATGGGCGGCTCAGCCACGCTGGCCTCCTACGGCAGTGACATGCGGCTGACCGATCCTGAGGATCTGCGCCGCGACGCTTTGGAACATATCCCGTACCGGCATCTGGAATTTATCCGCCAGCTGCCGCTGTACCATCAGGTGGACGACCTGCTGTTTGTGCATGCCGGCATCCGCCCCGAGGTGGCGCTGGCCGATCAAGATCCGGAAGACCTCTACTGGATCCGGGCCGAGTTTCTGGATCACCCCGATCCCCATCCCTGGATGGTGGTGCACGGCCACACTGCCGTGCAGCGGGCAGAACACCATGGCAACCGGGTCAATCTGGATTCAGGCGCAGGCTTTGGGCGGCCGATTACCGCGGCCGCAATCGAAGGGCGCAACGTCTGGGAATTGGGCCCCTTTGGCCGTCAGCCCCTGCTGCCGCTGGACTGA